The stretch of DNA CCCGGCATAACCGACGAGATCGACATCAGTGTCGAGGTTCAGGGCGGCGGCTACATGGGACAGGCAGACGCTATCAGAACTGCAATAGGCCGCGGTATCCTTAACTGGTATAACGACCCCAAGATTAAGGACGCATATCTTGCATATGACAGGACTCTTCTTGTCAATGACTCCCGCCAGAAAGAGGCGAAAAAGCCTCACGGACGCGGTGCAAGAAAGAAATTCCAAAAGTCTTATCGTTAGGATGGCTAAAATATAAGGGAGAGATC from Methanolacinia petrolearia DSM 11571 encodes:
- a CDS encoding 30S ribosomal protein S9, with protein sequence MSKIINTSGKKKTAVARATVKEGKGRIRINSVPLEIYGTELSRLKISEPLLLLPGITDEIDISVEVQGGGYMGQADAIRTAIGRGILNWYNDPKIKDAYLAYDRTLLVNDSRQKEAKKPHGRGARKKFQKSYR